A window of Chitinophaga sp. MM2321 contains these coding sequences:
- a CDS encoding SusC/RagA family TonB-linked outer membrane protein, which yields MKRGLLLWLLMAISVLHVYAQTRTITGKVTDAKDGSPLPGVTVVAKGSGKGVLTTADGTFQFPNVKQGATLVFSFVGYVSKDVYAESTNINVSLDQDKKQLGEIVVTAAGLKRNESSLGYSVTTIKPDVIVQKSEPDMLKGLQGKVAGVDIRVSQGTPGAATRINIRGNTSFFGNNEPLIVVDGTPYNNDQVTTSSQTSGGGAYSSGLSSLDPNDIASMTVLKGAAAAALYGSRASNGAVIITTKSGSPSLSKRKLEVTYSSSLAFEKVANLPKYQNDYGTGSSFAYANANGSWGSKFGSQDSVPVWPDYLDAFPDLFPASGNMAYKAVPNNVKDLFRTGIVTENSVSINGGSEKSSLSATASYLNQDGYVPNSSFNRANMAVGGITRLVNGLTMSGNFSYSKSNQLGSIFGENQVDGAASSFARNLFLGRNWDIAGLPYEDANGNPISTSVSQYDNPLWAFRHNTVNTQTDRFVANMKLNYDIKPWFNVSYQLGTNTNSFLRKEVVDIGSRAAENIGRVVQQNYKFTEIESNLLGTFTPRINNDFGLRFTVGHNVNQRVTNSQITTGKGIVVPGIYSMSNTATVLPTEDNLIQRRLWGVFGDLALDYKKWIYLELTGRNDWSSTLPSNNRSYFYPSVATSFIFTEALNMHSNFLNYGKLRASWAKVGRDASPYSLGNTFIVNTPFLGKSGAIQDPTAGNPNLKPEFTRDYEIGATLEFADRRVTLDAAWYNRLSTNQIAPISIAPSSGFTAVYDNFGSLSNKGVEIDLNVIPVRTKDLTWSLHGIFTKNRSVVESLLPGVDRLMLGGVLNTISPYLEAGKPYGYLRGTVNERDKNGNLLVDPSTGLLIEAKDQQMIGDPNADFKAGLSTTINYKGFFLNALFDLTRGGDIYSVTVSSLLGRGVTMDTRDRENMFIIPGFYGDANTGLPILDAKGEQVRNTTQVSLFEMYFGNSFAINSATEWNVYDATVYTFRELTIGYDFPKQLFSKTPIGGLTLTLTGRNLWYLAPNLPKYTNFNPEVASFGNTNVQGIELSGAPTTRRFGVNLKATF from the coding sequence ATGAAAAGAGGATTACTCTTATGGCTTCTCATGGCCATCAGCGTCTTGCATGTATATGCGCAAACGCGAACGATTACGGGCAAGGTTACAGATGCAAAGGATGGTTCACCCCTTCCTGGCGTTACTGTTGTAGCAAAGGGTTCCGGGAAAGGAGTCCTAACTACTGCAGATGGCACCTTTCAATTCCCCAACGTAAAACAGGGCGCTACGCTGGTATTTTCCTTTGTTGGTTATGTCAGCAAAGACGTTTACGCCGAATCTACTAACATTAATGTAAGCCTGGACCAGGACAAAAAACAACTCGGGGAAATTGTGGTAACAGCTGCAGGGCTGAAACGCAACGAATCATCACTGGGTTATTCTGTGACTACCATTAAGCCGGATGTGATTGTTCAGAAATCTGAGCCCGACATGCTGAAAGGTTTGCAGGGTAAAGTTGCAGGTGTGGATATCCGCGTTTCGCAGGGTACTCCCGGCGCCGCTACCCGTATCAACATCCGCGGTAATACTTCCTTCTTTGGTAATAACGAACCACTGATCGTAGTAGATGGGACTCCTTACAATAACGACCAAGTAACTACCTCCAGTCAAACTTCCGGTGGTGGTGCTTACTCCAGTGGTTTATCCTCCCTCGATCCCAATGATATTGCTTCCATGACAGTGCTGAAAGGTGCTGCTGCTGCGGCTTTGTATGGTTCCCGTGCATCCAATGGTGCGGTGATCATCACTACTAAATCGGGTAGCCCTTCTTTATCTAAAAGAAAACTGGAAGTGACCTATAGCTCTTCCCTGGCTTTTGAAAAAGTAGCGAATCTACCTAAATACCAGAACGATTACGGAACAGGTAGCAGCTTTGCATATGCAAATGCCAATGGTTCCTGGGGTTCCAAATTCGGCTCTCAGGATTCAGTGCCGGTATGGCCTGATTACCTGGATGCCTTCCCGGATCTGTTTCCTGCATCCGGCAATATGGCTTACAAAGCAGTGCCGAATAACGTAAAAGATCTGTTCAGAACAGGTATTGTTACTGAAAATTCAGTGAGCATTAATGGTGGTTCGGAAAAATCTTCTCTCAGTGCTACTGCTTCCTATCTTAACCAGGATGGTTATGTTCCCAATTCATCTTTCAACAGAGCAAACATGGCTGTGGGCGGCATTACCCGCTTAGTCAATGGCTTAACGATGAGTGGAAACTTCAGTTATAGCAAAAGCAATCAACTGGGTAGTATTTTTGGTGAAAACCAGGTAGACGGTGCTGCCTCTTCATTTGCACGTAACCTGTTCCTGGGAAGAAACTGGGATATTGCAGGTTTACCATATGAAGATGCTAACGGAAATCCAATATCTACCAGCGTATCCCAATATGATAACCCGCTTTGGGCATTCAGACACAATACGGTTAATACACAAACTGACCGCTTTGTTGCCAACATGAAACTGAACTATGACATCAAACCATGGTTTAATGTAAGTTATCAGCTGGGTACAAATACCAATTCATTTTTAAGAAAAGAAGTTGTTGACATAGGTTCCAGGGCAGCAGAAAATATCGGTCGTGTTGTTCAGCAGAACTATAAATTCACCGAAATTGAATCTAACCTGTTAGGTACTTTTACGCCCAGGATCAATAATGATTTTGGTCTGCGTTTCACTGTAGGACATAACGTGAACCAACGTGTTACCAACTCACAGATCACTACAGGTAAAGGTATCGTGGTACCGGGCATTTATTCTATGTCTAATACGGCTACTGTTTTACCAACGGAGGATAACCTGATTCAGCGGAGACTGTGGGGCGTTTTCGGAGATCTGGCGCTTGACTACAAGAAATGGATTTACCTGGAACTGACCGGCCGTAATGACTGGTCTTCTACCCTGCCATCAAATAACCGCAGCTATTTTTATCCAAGTGTAGCTACCTCTTTCATATTTACAGAAGCATTAAATATGCACAGCAATTTCCTGAACTATGGTAAGTTGCGTGCCAGCTGGGCTAAGGTAGGTCGTGATGCATCTCCTTATTCCCTGGGTAATACATTCATTGTAAATACACCGTTCCTTGGCAAATCCGGTGCTATACAGGATCCTACAGCAGGTAATCCTAATCTGAAACCGGAGTTTACCCGTGATTATGAAATTGGTGCCACACTCGAATTTGCTGATCGTCGTGTAACCCTGGATGCTGCCTGGTATAACCGCTTGTCTACAAACCAGATTGCGCCGATTTCAATTGCTCCTTCTTCCGGTTTTACTGCCGTGTATGATAACTTCGGTTCACTCTCCAACAAAGGTGTGGAAATAGACCTGAATGTTATTCCTGTCAGAACAAAAGATCTGACCTGGAGCCTGCATGGTATTTTCACCAAAAACAGGAGTGTAGTTGAGTCGCTGTTACCAGGTGTTGACCGGTTGATGCTGGGCGGTGTACTGAATACCATCAGCCCTTACCTGGAAGCAGGCAAGCCTTACGGCTATCTGCGCGGTACCGTGAATGAAAGAGATAAGAATGGTAACCTGTTAGTTGACCCAAGTACAGGATTATTGATTGAAGCGAAGGATCAACAAATGATTGGTGATCCCAATGCAGACTTCAAAGCTGGTCTGAGTACTACTATCAACTATAAAGGTTTCTTCCTGAATGCATTGTTTGACCTGACAAGAGGTGGAGATATTTACTCCGTAACAGTTAGCTCTTTACTGGGACGTGGTGTAACAATGGACACCAGGGATCGTGAAAATATGTTCATCATTCCGGGATTCTATGGTGATGCAAATACAGGATTGCCAATACTGGATGCGAAAGGAGAACAGGTGCGCAATACTACACAGGTAAGTTTATTCGAAATGTATTTTGGTAATTCATTCGCTATTAACTCTGCTACAGAGTGGAATGTGTATGATGCAACTGTTTATACTTTCCGTGAGCTGACTATTGGGTACGATTTCCCGAAACAACTGTTTAGCAAAACGCCCATCGGCGGACTGACACTGACACTTACCGGCCGTAACCTTTGGTACCTGGCGCCTAATCTGCCTAAGTACACAAACTTTAATCCGGAAGTAGCCAGTTTTGGTAATACAAATGTGCAGGGTATTGAATTGTCCGGAGCGCCGACTACCCGTCGTTTTGGCGTGAACCTGAAAGCTACCTTTTAA
- a CDS encoding SusD/RagB family nutrient-binding outer membrane lipoprotein — protein sequence MKRLKFRYIFLGMLIVGTGCTKGFLDINKDPNNPAKVSLSQLLPTAEQGLSSSLGFTNDNAGVRGLTEVLAVYTHQMTVREDPDKYNATGTDFSIDNSWTNFWSGNPAQAPSSDVIGTMQNLEVMIAQATAGDNKIYAGIGKILKAYGVSQFVDAYGDVPYTEATKFGETGNRYPAFDKGSEVYPKLLALLDEAIADLQDNGAANTAVPEADDLFYGGKPALWISAAKTIKLKLYNQLRLVQDVSAPVNALITGGGLISSTANSFMMKYTSVSSPDSRNPGFADYVATQKSHYQSPWFYEILKGYNKQIFTGIVDPRVPYYFFNQLTPDGAPQNGTEYRDGGFVSIYFGSTGPNRDKSNDKSMSVAGIYPIGGRYDDGDAVAVSATNATGAAPLRLLTYADRLFIEAELINAKIIAGDAKAKLSAAIDASMAQVDYVVNLAKGAQAVPALGGTDEAVAYRDAILQAYDQAGTDARKLEIIITQKWIQSFGFSCDQYTDYRRTGYPVLFDPANPVQAPGGFAQPPINGDPIHPGAQAKVKVINGKKYPLSLPWPASEANVNPNTPPAKSPDVAPVFWDKN from the coding sequence ATGAAAAGATTAAAATTCAGATATATATTTTTAGGAATGCTGATCGTGGGTACGGGTTGTACAAAGGGTTTCCTTGATATTAATAAGGATCCGAACAATCCTGCGAAAGTGTCTTTGTCGCAGTTGTTACCTACTGCTGAGCAGGGGCTGTCTTCCAGCCTCGGTTTTACAAACGACAATGCCGGTGTGCGCGGTTTAACAGAAGTGTTGGCTGTATATACGCATCAGATGACTGTGCGTGAAGATCCGGACAAGTACAATGCAACAGGTACTGACTTCAGTATTGATAATAGCTGGACAAACTTCTGGAGTGGTAACCCCGCCCAGGCGCCCAGCTCCGATGTAATCGGTACTATGCAGAACCTGGAAGTGATGATTGCGCAGGCTACTGCCGGCGATAATAAAATTTATGCAGGTATCGGAAAAATACTGAAAGCATATGGTGTAAGCCAGTTTGTGGATGCATATGGTGATGTTCCTTATACAGAAGCTACCAAGTTTGGAGAAACCGGTAACAGGTATCCTGCATTTGATAAAGGAAGCGAAGTATATCCGAAATTACTGGCGCTGCTGGATGAAGCTATTGCAGATCTGCAGGATAATGGAGCTGCCAACACAGCTGTTCCTGAGGCTGATGATCTTTTCTATGGTGGTAAACCCGCTTTATGGATTAGTGCAGCAAAAACAATTAAGCTGAAACTGTACAACCAGTTAAGATTAGTGCAGGATGTTTCTGCACCTGTTAATGCACTGATTACCGGTGGTGGCCTGATAAGTTCTACCGCTAATAGCTTCATGATGAAATATACCAGTGTAAGCTCTCCGGATAGCCGTAACCCCGGTTTTGCTGATTATGTAGCTACACAGAAAAGTCACTATCAAAGCCCCTGGTTTTATGAAATCCTGAAAGGATATAACAAACAGATCTTTACAGGTATCGTAGATCCGCGTGTTCCTTATTATTTCTTCAATCAGCTGACTCCCGATGGAGCACCGCAGAACGGAACTGAATACCGTGATGGTGGTTTCGTTTCTATTTATTTTGGTTCTACCGGTCCTAACCGCGATAAATCCAATGATAAAAGTATGAGCGTAGCCGGTATCTATCCTATAGGCGGCCGTTACGATGATGGCGATGCAGTAGCCGTATCTGCTACAAATGCTACCGGAGCTGCACCGTTAAGGTTGTTAACGTATGCGGATCGTTTGTTCATCGAAGCAGAATTGATCAATGCAAAAATTATAGCCGGTGATGCCAAAGCAAAATTATCTGCAGCTATTGATGCATCTATGGCCCAGGTAGACTATGTAGTAAACCTGGCTAAAGGAGCACAAGCTGTTCCTGCATTAGGCGGAACAGACGAAGCGGTTGCTTACCGTGATGCGATATTGCAAGCATATGATCAGGCAGGTACTGATGCACGTAAACTGGAAATTATAATAACTCAAAAGTGGATCCAGAGCTTTGGCTTTAGCTGTGATCAATACACTGATTACCGTCGTACCGGTTATCCTGTATTGTTTGATCCTGCTAATCCTGTACAGGCACCAGGTGGTTTTGCCCAACCTCCGATAAACGGAGATCCGATTCATCCGGGCGCTCAGGCTAAAGTGAAGGTAATCAACGGTAAAAAATATCCTTTATCCCTTCCATGGCCGGCAAGTGAGGCGAATGTGAATCCAAATACACCACCGGCAAAATCTCCGGATGTAGCACCGGTTTTCTGGGATAAAAACTAG
- a CDS encoding TlpA disulfide reductase family protein, giving the protein MKKYLLWISVGAFLAGCAGQQEKGEFKIEGHFTNLPLGPVVLEELTLESLKVVDSTNVKDAAGNFTLKGMVPEQGLYRIRFENGKFILLALDAGDMKLEGDANNLEKLTVSGSEATAELQQFLLDISQKNIALTEEMRKLDSLHTAGIPDSVFQPQLAALQKKEKDFEEGFFDLAEKTKNPANAVFAVSQVRSGEEIMAHKQVITSLTTRFPKNTLVKSMTEKIAELEKAQGSGAQDSDAAGGQEPSAMKVGEVAPDFTLPDPSGKMISLKSFRGKYVLIDFWASWCGPCRQENPNVVNAYQQYKGKNFTILGVSLDKTKDQWLAAIQQDGLTWSHVSDLKFWDSAVVPLYGINAIPTNYLLDPQGKIIAANLRGPALEAKLKEVIK; this is encoded by the coding sequence ATGAAAAAATACTTATTGTGGATATCCGTGGGAGCATTTCTGGCAGGATGCGCCGGACAACAGGAAAAAGGAGAATTTAAAATAGAAGGTCATTTTACAAATCTTCCACTTGGACCGGTGGTACTGGAAGAGCTGACCCTGGAAAGTTTGAAAGTGGTAGACTCTACCAATGTAAAAGATGCCGCCGGTAACTTTACACTGAAAGGTATGGTACCCGAGCAAGGGCTGTACCGCATCCGTTTTGAGAATGGTAAATTCATACTGCTCGCACTCGATGCCGGTGATATGAAACTGGAAGGCGATGCTAACAACCTGGAGAAACTCACCGTTTCCGGCTCAGAAGCCACTGCTGAACTACAACAGTTCCTGCTTGATATCAGTCAGAAAAATATTGCACTCACAGAAGAGATGCGTAAACTGGATAGCCTGCACACCGCCGGTATACCAGACAGCGTATTCCAGCCACAACTGGCAGCTCTCCAAAAGAAAGAAAAAGATTTTGAAGAAGGATTTTTTGATCTGGCAGAAAAAACAAAAAACCCTGCCAATGCAGTGTTTGCCGTTAGCCAGGTAAGAAGCGGAGAGGAAATCATGGCACACAAGCAAGTGATTACCAGTCTTACTACCCGCTTTCCAAAGAATACGCTGGTGAAAAGCATGACCGAAAAAATTGCGGAACTGGAAAAAGCACAGGGCAGCGGCGCACAGGACAGCGATGCTGCCGGTGGTCAGGAACCTTCTGCTATGAAAGTAGGTGAAGTAGCCCCCGATTTTACATTGCCTGATCCGTCCGGCAAAATGATCAGCCTGAAATCTTTCCGTGGCAAATATGTATTGATTGATTTCTGGGCCAGCTGGTGTGGTCCCTGCCGCCAGGAAAATCCTAATGTGGTAAATGCTTACCAACAATACAAGGGTAAAAATTTCACCATCCTGGGTGTATCACTGGATAAAACAAAAGATCAGTGGTTGGCCGCTATCCAACAGGATGGCCTTACCTGGAGTCATGTAAGTGATCTTAAATTCTGGGATTCTGCGGTTGTACCTTTATATGGTATCAACGCTATCCCTACCAATTACCTGCTGGATCCCCAGGGCAAAATTATTGCCGCTAACCTGAGAGGACCCGCACTGGAAGCGAAGTTGAAAGAAGTGATCAAGTAA